In the Dioscorea cayenensis subsp. rotundata cultivar TDr96_F1 chromosome 12, TDr96_F1_v2_PseudoChromosome.rev07_lg8_w22 25.fasta, whole genome shotgun sequence genome, one interval contains:
- the LOC120273930 gene encoding xyloglucan glycosyltransferase 4-like produces MKQYVWVILLKTWKVFSFISLTILAFRSFLKNVKKQIFFPSKKEGSERRGKLLIFIRAVALFSFLVYIFEALTHLNADVFDLPHKAYQAWLYFRVDYLAPLVIVLSRFCTVLFIIQSLDRFVLCLGCLWIKYKKLKPSINDLAYDTEDPANFPMVLVQIPMCNEREVYALSISSACKLDWPRECLLIQVLDDSDEERIQLLVQREVSMWRQKGVNIIYKHRYHRTGYKAGNLNSAMSYDYVKNYKFVAIFDADFQPNPDFLKLTVPHFKGNPELGLVQVRWSFVNKDENLLTRLQNINLSFHFEVEQQVNGVFFNFFGFNGTAGVWRTKALEDSGGWLERTTVEDMDIAVRAHLKGWKFIFLNHVKVLCELPESYETYKRQQYRWHSGPMQLFRLCLPNIITSKISIWKKFNLIFLFFLLRKLILPFYSFTLFCIILPLTMFIPEAELPVYVICYIPVFMSLLNILPSPKSFPFIIPYLLFENTISVTKFSAMLSGLFHFGNAYEWVVTKKSGRTSEFLNMFEENTDNEKTMKMKKKLNGIHKKELALALLLLAASARSLLLAHGVHFYFLLFQGLSFFVVGLGLIGEH; encoded by the exons ATGAAGCAGTATGTATGGGTTATTCTCCTTAAAACTTGgaaagttttttctttcatttcactAACAATTCTTGCATTCCGGAGTTTCCTTAAGAATGTcaagaaacaaatattttttccatCCAAAAAAGAAGGATCAGAAAGACGGGGAAAGCTATTGATATTCATCAGAGCGgttgctttgttttcatttctggtatatatatttgaagcaCTCACTCATTTGAATGCCGATGTATTTGATCTTCCCCACAAGGCCTATCAAGCTTGGCTTTATTTTAGAGTAGATTATTTAGCTCCATTGGTCATTGTACTCTCAAGATTTTGCACtgttcttttcatcattcaatCACTAGACCGTTTTGTATTATGCCTTGGTTGTCTGTGGATCAAGTACAAGAAGTTGAAGCCAAGTATAAATGATCTAGCCTATGATACAGAGGATCCTGCAAATTTTCCCATGGTTCTTGTTCAAATCCCGATGTGCAACGAGAGAGAG GTGTATGCGCTATCGATTTCCAGTGCCTGCAAGTTAGATTGGCCGAGAGAATGCCTGTTGATTCAAGTCCTGGATGATTCGGACGAAGAGAGAATACAACTTCTTGTTCAACGCGAAGTCTCGATGTGGAGGCAGAAAGGTGTAAATATCATCTACAAACATCGATATCACCGAACCGGTTACAAGGCGGGAAATCTGAACTCTGCAATGAGTTATGATTATGTCAAGAACTACAAATTCGTCGCGATATTCGACGCTGATTTTCAGCCAAATCCGGATTTCCTCAAATTAACAGTACCGCATTTCAAA GGAAATCCAGAGCTTGGTCTTGTGCAAGTTAGATGGTCTTTTGTAAACAAAGATGAGAATCTTCTCACAAGGCTGCAGAACATCAATCTGTCTTTCCATTTTGAGGTGGAGCAGCAGGTTAATGGTGTGTTCTTTAACTTCTTCGGATTCAATGGGACGGCCGGAGTGTGGAGGACCAAAGCTCTTGAGGATTCGGGAGGATGGCTGGAGAGAACTACTGTCGAGGACATGGATATTGCTGTCCGTGCACATTTGAAAGGATGGAAGTTCATTTTCCTGAACCATGTCAAG GTCCTCTGTGAACTTCCCGAGTCTTATGAAACATACAAGAGACAGCAGTATCGGTGGCACTCTGGTCCAATGCAGCTCTTCCGGCTATGCCTACCGAACATAATAACTTCGAAG ATAtcaatttggaagaaattcaaTCTAATATTCCTGTTTTTCCTGCTGCGGAAGTTGATACTGCCTTTCTACTCATTTACACTATTTTGCATCATTCTCCCACTGACAATGTTCATCCCAGAAGCCGAATTACCAGTTTATGTCATCTGCTACATCCCGGTCTTCATGTCACTCCTCAACATTCTCCCATCGCCGAAATCTTTTCCGTTTATAATCCCCTATCTACTATTTGAGAACACAATCTCTGTGACCAAGTTCAGTGCAATGCTATCAGGATTGTTTCACTTCGGCAATGCTTATGAATGGGTTGTGACTAAAAAGTCCGGGAGGACTTCGGAGTTCCTAAACATGTTTGAAGAGAATACCGACAATGAAAagacgatgaagatgaagaagaagttgaaTGGAATTCATAAAAAGGAGTTAGCATTGGCATTGCTGCTTCTTGCAGCATCTGCAAGAAGCTTATTGTTAGCTCATGGTGTGCATTTCTATTTCCTGTTGTTCCAAGGTTTGTCTTTCTTTGTTGTTGGATTAGGCTTGATTGGGGAGCACTGA
- the LOC120273639 gene encoding uncharacterized protein LOC120273639, producing MVEFSLMASAAFSPSMFHQEQGLLCSAVPKDCRALLPGFDKREELLRSSSLQLNGIHPEDQQKSFGQSLEYGHPSRPSSATDKSVLIDVQDSRPDSILFSFGIAEQCTRREKILQFLMSGSNVVEGEGLNISLLSELMGLQTLAISMCPQPLGPGDDFFLHDFSPNGSQTFITPEKQLYCPELLLDFVGDMSRNSKIMVHPDGRVLFMGTGAEMKDLLSIVAELYMAKNRTHGTKQSMLVPYFRRWGKNTKTNNRSLSGLQTHDVTPQKSPEAVKLKPQTKKQRSRKAGNERNIHGKNYFSACESLLTFIADEKVSKTAVHSLKKSGPEITQFLTQLSAGIAGTGLAVLFSVMYQLASQRVPFCITKVLNTGFGFSLVWLSWAVNRLRYTISNVSKNLNKLSPSDDGTQKVEECMKEIFFRALAVMAVVILRFA from the exons ATGGTGGAGTTTTCTCTCATGGCGTCTGCCGCCTTCTCTCCTTCGATGTTTCATCAGGAGCAGGGCCTTCTTTGCAGTGCTGTTCCAAAG GACTGTCGAGCACTATTACCTGGTTTTGACAAAAGAGAGGAACTGCTGAGATCTAGTTCTCTGCAGTTAAATGGAATCCATCCAGAGGATCAACAGAAATCATTTGGCCAATCACTGGAGTATGGTCACCCATCCCGGCCATCTTCAGCAACTGACAAATCTGTGCTCATTGATGTTCAAG ATTCCCGCCCTGATTCGATACTCTTCAGCTTTGGGATCGCAGAACAGTGCACCAGGCGTGAGAAAATCTTGCAGTTTCTTATGTCTGGATCCAATGTTGTAGAAGGAGAAGGCCTGAATATATCTTTATTATCTGAACTAATGGGTCTTCAAACTTTGGCAATCAGCATGTGCCCACAACCTTTGGGCCCGGGAGATGATTTCTTTTTGCATGATTTCAGCCCAAATGGGTCCCAGACATTCATAACCCCAGAAAAGCAGCTATACTGCCCTGAGCTTTTATTGGATTTTGTTGGGGACATGTCCCGTAACTCAAAAATTATGGTGCACCCAGATGGTCGAGTCCTTTTCATGGGTACTGGGGCTGAGATGAAGGATCTACTTTCAATTGTTGCGGAGCTTTACATGgcaaaaaatagaacacatgGTACTAAGCAATCTATGCTAGTACCATATTTTAGGAG GTGGGGCAAAAATACAAAGACAAACAACCGCAGTTTGTCGGGTTTACAAACTCATGATGTTACTCCACAGAAAAG CCCTGAAGCTGTCAAGCTGAAGCCACAAACCAAAAAGCAGCGAAGCAGAAAAGCCGGCAATGAGAGGAATATCCATGGGAAGAATTATTTCAGTGCTTGTGAAAGCCTTCTGACTTTCATTGCAGATGAGAAAGTAAGCAAGACGGCAGTGCATTCACTGAAGAAATCAGGTCCGGAAATAACTCAATTCCTCACCCAGTTGTCAGCCGGAATTGCAGGAACAGGTCTCGCTGTCCTTTTTTCTGTCATGTACCAATTGGCGAGCCAAAGAGTGCCTTTCTGTATCACCAAAGTATTGAACACTGGTTTTGGTTTCAGTTTGGTTTGGCTCTCTTGGGCTGTCAACAGATTAAGGTATACCATCAGCAATGTGAGCAAAAACTTGAACAAGCTGAGCCCAAGCGATGACGGTACTCAAAAAGTTGAAGAGTGCATGAAAGAAATTTTCTTCAGAGCATTAGCGGTGATGGCTGTGGTCATTTTGAGGTTTGCGTAA
- the LOC120273561 gene encoding BTB/POZ and MATH domain-containing protein 1-like, with amino-acid sequence MGVTRACRGGAWHTSSSASPSISLSPAKPPAETASTSLTETVNGSHQFKITGYSLSKGTGVGKYMASDTFTVGGYSWAIYFYPDGKSAEDNAAYVSLFIALASDGSDVRALFELALLDQSGKERHKVHTHFGRNLEGGPYTLKYRGSMWGYKRFFKRTALEASDYLKDDCLSVKCTVGVVKSHTEGPKIFNISVPLSNIAEHFGKLLETGDGADVSFEVDGETFHAHKLVLAARSPVFRAQLFGPMKDRNMQCIKVEDMEAPVFKALLHFIYWDHLPDMEELTGLNAKWASTLMAQHLLAAADRYALERLRLLCEVKLCEDVAINTVATTLALAEQHHCNQLKSVCLKFVALPENLRAVMQTEGFEYLKISCPSIIHELLQYVARVREHSAICCSHTNEGLDGSDANGRRVKPRI; translated from the exons ATGGGTGTTACCAGGGCTTGCCGCGGTGGGGCGTGGCATACTTCGTCATCGGCCTCCCCTTCTATCTCCTTGTCGCCGGCGAAGCCCCCGGCGGAGACCGCGTCGACGTCGCTGACCGAGACGGTGAATGGCTCGCACCAGTTCAAGATCACCGGGTACTCGTTGTCGAAGGGGACGGGGGTTGGGAAGTACATGGCTTCTGATACTTTCACGGTGGGTGGGTATTCTTGGGCGATATACTTTTATCCGGATGGGAAGAGCGCAGAGGATAACGCGGCATATGTGAGCCTGTTCATTGCGTTGGCCAGCGATGGGAGTGATGTGAGGGCGCTGTTTGAGTTGGCGTTGCTGGATCAGAGCGGGAAGGAGAGGCACAAGGTGCACACGCATTTTGGGAGGAATTTGGAGGGAGGCCCCTATACGCTCAAGTACCGCGGTAGCATGTG GGGTTATAAGCGGTTTTTCAAAAGAACTGCTTTAGAAGCATCAGATTATCTTAAAGATGATTGCCTCTCAGTGAAATGTACTGTTGGTGTTGTCAAATCGCATACAGAAGGACCTAAGATTTTTAACATATCAGTACCGCTATCTAATATCGCGGAGCATTTTGGGAAGCTCTTGGAAACTGGAGATGGAGCTGATGTAAGTTTTGAGGTTGATGGGGAGACTTTTCATGCCCACAAATTGGTACTTGCAGCCCGATCACCTGTTTTTAGGGCCCAACTTTTTGGTCCAATGAAGGATCGCAACATGCAGTGCATAAAAGTGGAAGATATGGAAGCTCCTGTTTTCAAG GCTTTACTCCATTTCATATACTGGGATCACCTACCTGACATGGAAGAGCTTACTGGCCTGAATGCAAAATGGGCTTCTACTTTAATGGCACAACATTTGCTTGCTGCGGCTGATCGATATGCATTGGAGCGTCTTAGGCTATTATGCGAGGTGAAGCTTTGTGAGGATGTTGCCATTAACACAGTAGCAACCACTTTAGCTTTGGCGGAGCAGCACCACTGTAACCAGCTGAAGAGTGTTTGCCTCAAATTTGTTGCATTGCCTGAAAATCTAAGAG CTGTGATGCAAACAGAAGGTTTTGAATACCTGAAGATCAGTTGCCCCTCGATCATACACGAACTCTTGCAGTATGTAGCCAGGGTGAGAGAACACTCAGCCATTTGTTGCAGCCACACCAACGAAGGCCTAGACGGGAGTGACGCCAATGGTAGACGTGTCAAACCACGGATATAA